The Streptomyces sp. GSL17-111 region CGGCCGTCTCGGCGGGGTCGCAGCGGCCCTCGGGTGCGTGGGGGTGAAGGGTGACGGGTTCGCCGCCCGCCCGCCAGACCGCCTCGATGAGGGCACGGGCGTTGACCTCGGCCGCGTACCGCAGGGCGGAGGTGGTGGCGGAGAAGCGGGCCGGGACGGCGATGAGGGGACGGGCGGCGCGGTTCACAGCTGGATCCAGGTGGTCTTCAGCTCGGTGTACTTCTCCAGCGCGTGGGCGGACTTGTCGCGTCCGTTGCCGGACTGCTTCATGCCGCCGAAGGGCACCGTCAGGTCGCCCTCCTCGTAGCAGTTGACCCAGACCGTTCCGGCCCGCAGGGCGCGTGCGACGCGGTGGGCGGTGGACAGGTCGGAGGTCCACAGGCCCGCGGCGAGGCCGTAGTCGGTGGCGTTGGCGAGGGCGACCGCCTCGTCGAGATCGTCGAAGGTGAGGACGGACAGGACCGGCCCGAAGACCTCCTCGCGCGCGAGGGCCGAGTCGGGGTCCACGCGGTCGAAGACGGTGGGTCGCAGGTACGTGCCTCCGGTCTCCGTCAGGGTGCGTTCACCGCCGGTCCGCAGTCGCGCCCCGGCGTCGAGGGCGGCGTGGACGTGTCCGAGCACGCGGTCGAGGTGCTCCTCACCGGCCAGTGCGCCCATCTCGGTCGAGGGGTCCAGGGGGTCGCCGACGCGCAGGGCCCGGGCCCGTTCGACGACCGCTTCCGTGACGCGTTCGGCGATGGAGGAGTGCACCAGCAGCCGGGAGGGCGCGGTGCACATCTCCCCCTGGTTGAAGAAGATCCCCCAGGCCGCCGTGGCGGCGGCGGTCTCCAGGTCGGGGGCGTCGGGCAGGATGATGTTCGGGGACTTGCCGCCCAGTTCGAGCCAGACGCGCTTGAGGTTGGAGTCGGCGGCGTAGCGCAGGTAGTGACGCCCCACGGCCGTGGAGCCGGTGAAGGCGAGCACGTCGACACCGGGGTGCAGCCCGAGGGCCCGGCCGGTGACGGGCCCTTCGCCGTTGACGACGTTGAGGACGCCGGGCGGCAGCCCCGCCTCACCGGCGATCCGGGCCAGGTGCAGGGCGGAGAGGGGGCTTCGCTCGGAGGGCTTGAGCACGACCGAGCAGCCGGCCGCCAGGGCGGGGGCGATCTTCCATCCCGCCAGCGTCAGCGGGAAGTTCCAGGGCACGACCGCGCCCACGACGCCGCCGGGTTCGCGGGTGACGAGGGCGAGCGCGTCGGGTGCGGTGTGCGGGGACGCGTCGGTGAGCTTGTCGGCCAGTTGCCCGTACCAGCGGAAGGTGGCGATCAGGGCGCGCAGCTCGACGTCGAGGGCGTCCGTGATCGGCTTGCCCATCTCCAGACTGACGGTGAGCGCGAGGTCCGCGCGCCGCTCCTCGACGAGGTCGGCGACGCGGGTGAGGACACGTCCGCGTTCGGCGGGTGCGAGCCGGGGCCAGGGGCCGTCGTCGAAGGCCCGGCGGGCGGCGGCGACGGCCCGGTCGACGTCGTCCGCACCCCCGTCGGCCACCTCGGCCAGCGGTCGCCCGTCCCGTGGCGAGACCACGGTGAACGTGCGGCCTCCCGCGTGGGCGGAACCGTCGATGAGGTGTGAGCCGTCCGGGCGGAGCGTCCCGGCCCGGCGTATCCAGACGTCGTGCGTGGCGTCCACCGTGGGCCTCCTGTCGTGGAAAAGTCGTTTCGGGTCAAACGATGTAGTCGTCGGGGTGGGCGGAGGTCCGCCCGGCACGGGCCGTGCCGAGGGTTCAGCGGTGCCCCCGGGTCAGCTCCCGGCCCGGTCCTCGGCGTCGGAGGCGTCGGAGGCGTCGGAGGCGTCGGAGGCGTCGGAGGCCAGGTTCGTCAGCAGCGACCGCAGCTCCGCCAGCGCCTCTTCGGTCACCTCCCGCTCACCGAAGACGAGCTGGTGCAGCACCAGCCCCTCCAGCGCGGCGAAGACGAGCCGGGACAGGCCCCGGTCGACCGGCCGGGACAACACCCGGGCCAGATCACGTCGCGCCGTCTCGAAGTACTCCTCGTACAGGGCGCGGAGCTGCGGCATCAGCTCCGGCCTGCGCCGGCTCTCCAGCAGCAGTTCGTACTGGAAGGCCTGGAGGTCCGGGCCGGTCACCACCAGCTCCCCCAGCTTCGCGGCGAAGTCGTCCGCCGTGCCGCCGCCGGTGCCGAGGGCGTTGA contains the following coding sequences:
- a CDS encoding aldehyde dehydrogenase codes for the protein MDATHDVWIRRAGTLRPDGSHLIDGSAHAGGRTFTVVSPRDGRPLAEVADGGADDVDRAVAAARRAFDDGPWPRLAPAERGRVLTRVADLVEERRADLALTVSLEMGKPITDALDVELRALIATFRWYGQLADKLTDASPHTAPDALALVTREPGGVVGAVVPWNFPLTLAGWKIAPALAAGCSVVLKPSERSPLSALHLARIAGEAGLPPGVLNVVNGEGPVTGRALGLHPGVDVLAFTGSTAVGRHYLRYAADSNLKRVWLELGGKSPNIILPDAPDLETAAATAAWGIFFNQGEMCTAPSRLLVHSSIAERVTEAVVERARALRVGDPLDPSTEMGALAGEEHLDRVLGHVHAALDAGARLRTGGERTLTETGGTYLRPTVFDRVDPDSALAREEVFGPVLSVLTFDDLDEAVALANATDYGLAAGLWTSDLSTAHRVARALRAGTVWVNCYEEGDLTVPFGGMKQSGNGRDKSAHALEKYTELKTTWIQL
- a CDS encoding TetR/AcrR family transcriptional regulator, encoding MTDPVEPTGERSPRKRITNYGSGRVALLDAAVRVVARGGLRKLTYRAVAEEAGVTHGLVVHHFGSRDALIEEAVDHAVRSSLNVNALGTGGGTADDFAAKLGELVVTGPDLQAFQYELLLESRRRPELMPQLRALYEEYFETARRDLARVLSRPVDRGLSRLVFAALEGLVLHQLVFGEREVTEEALAELRSLLTNLASDASDASDASDASDAEDRAGS